In the Hirundo rustica isolate bHirRus1 chromosome 2, bHirRus1.pri.v3, whole genome shotgun sequence genome, GCACTGTGATGGGCCGTATTGCCAGCTTGGCTTCTGGCCTGGAAGGGGGGAAAACTCCAATTGCCATGGAGATCGAGCACTTTATCCACCTCATCACTGGAGTGGCTGTATTCCTGGGTGTCTCCTTCTTCATCCTTTCCCTCATCCTGGAGTACACGTGGCTGGAGGCTGTGATCTTCCTCATCGGGATCATTGTGGCCAATGTCCCTGAAGGGCTGCTTGCAACGGTTACGGTGAGTGAAGTTGGAAAAAAGATGGAGTTTGCTGCATATGTGGTCCTTAAAGGAAGTGGAGGGCTTTATCTCTCTGTGAGTTCGGAGAGGTGAACACTAAAGCAATGGAAGGTGAATGTGTAGGGTTGGGCTTTATAAGTTCAGTGTATTTTAACTAATTGCCTGAATCAACATCAAGTTCTGCAGCAACTTACTCATAAAGATGGGTCCCTATGTTAGAGCTTTACAGAGATTGGCTATCATACAGCTGAAGTGAGTCCTGCCTTTTTCTGTGGCAAGAGGGGGTTTTCCTGTACAGCCATCAGGGTTTCTACACCCACATGCACACCAGCCCTTCCAACCCttcagggctggcagagcatcCCGCTGGCTTCACTCCAGCCCCAGCTTTTGGTCCGGGAACTCAGATGTTTTTGTAAGTTTGGTTTCCTGGAGGGGTGGTGGGAGTATCTAGGTGTTCTCAGGTGTATGGAGAGTGGCGGTGGATAGGAGAAAATGCTTCAATGCTGCCTTAGGAAACAGTAGCAACTGAGCCAAGTTCAGGAATAAAAAGTTGGGAACTGGAACCAGGTAAGAGCCTCTAGCAAGAAAGcaagctggagctgctcacTTTCTACCCCAGCAACTTGCAAGCCCTATCACCAGAGCTAATTTTGGCCATCTCATATGTGGCTTGACTTCATCTATTTTGAGAGCCCCTATGATTAGGAGGTGGCAACTTTGAAATGTTAGCCTGAGGCATGTTATTTCCTTCCTAATGCGCTGAGAAGCAGGAGGCTGAAGCCTTTTCTGGAGGTTTTGTAATgaggaaaatgttatttaaaccTAGCACCTGGGCTGACCTGTTGCTGTGTATTTTGCACTGGCAGGGTTAGTAAGGAGATAGGGAATCACTGCAGGGCGTGGAAGCTGGTCGTCATTCGATGTGCACGTTGAGTTGGACGGCAGCGTTATCGCTGCGCAAGTGCACCTAACCTGACATCTTCCTTCTTGTCCCCAGGTATGTCTGACACTAACAGCCAAGCGTATGGCTCGTAAGAACTGCTTGGTGAAGAACCTGGAGGCCGTGGAGACCCTGGGTTCCACCTCCACCATCTGTTCTGACAAAACAGGCACCCTGACACAGAATCGCATGACAGTTGCCCACATGTGGTTTGACAATCAGATTCATGAGGCTGATACTACAGAGAACCAGAGTGGTAAGACTTGCCTCTATGTGCTTGAGGCATCTcattaaaaaattgctttttctggGCTTTCCTGGACACTGGTGCTTCTAAGAACCTGTGTTTTTAGCTCTCCAGTCCAAGTGATGTTCACGATGCAAGGACTTCTGATGTGCAGTCTAGAATGAgcataaaaagaaattgaaatgaCACATAGAAAGCTTTGCACTGCACCATGATTCTGTTTAATCCTTAAACTCTGCATTTGCCTGCCTTTTGTGCAGAATTACTCTATTGGAATTTGAGCCTCTCAAATGTTCAGCCCCGTTTGTTTGTCCtgtaaatagaaatatttgcaaagtAGCTGATTATCTTTGCTAAAATGTATCTTGATGAAATTGCTCAATCTTAAGTCTGTTGAAAGTATGGACAGCAGAAGTGTTGGCCCCAGTAATAATTACCTGAGGCTGGATGTAGATGTAAAGTTCCCATGTGAAACTAGATGGTTGCCTTTGGACAGGGGGTTTTCCCAGAAACATCCAGGTTGTGTTTGCATAGTGCCAGCCATGAGCGTAAGACTTTAGCAGGAAGTTTCTCGTAGTTGATAAGAATCTGAAATGTGTGCTGTGCAACTGAGagaaatgcttatctttccagAACTGTTCAATACAACCAAACTCAGGAGTTTCCTAGCTGCCGTCTACCTTGTGAAATGCTGTGCTTGCAACACGTTATTAACATTTTTCCAGTGGTGCTGCTGCACCCTGCCCTGAACCAGTCCAAAACATTGGGCTTGTTTGCACTGCTTAAAAAAGCCACTTTATTTAACACTACTGCAAAGTAATGAGctataaatagattttttttggaaGCCCTAGGCCTGGCAATGGTTGGCTTGACGGCAGTGGAAATAAACCTAGAGGATTTCACTTCATGGAAAGTATGTTAAGTTTTCAGCTATCTGCCTCTTCAATTCATGTCCTTTAAAGCCAGCTTAAGAGCCAGAATGAGAGTGTCTTTATTTAAGCATTGTTCCTTTGGGAGCTGTTTCATCCAGTTCCTGGGTTGATGGATAAAGTGAGACAACCTGGAGGTAGAACCCAGCATCCTTTACTCAAGCCCTCTCAATGAATATTATCTGTCCAAAATTCCTTGGCTTTGTCAGTGTGTCTTCCTGTAGCTGCTGGATATGGCCATTACTGGAATCCTGAAAGCAGAGCTTTCTTTtgcactgctgctgttccaCCCTCTGGTCTTAAAATAATCAGCTGCTCGTCAAGTAtctgggaagggaagaggaatgAAAGATGTAGTGATGTTCTGAGCATTTCCTGTTTCTGAGATAAAGGTTTCTAGCTCTTAAACCTGTGGGATTTTGAGTTTGTGACTTTTTtgaggggtgttttttttgACTTTCTTCCTCTGCCGTCAGGTGCTTCCTTTGACAAGAGCTCAGCCACTTGGACTGCTTTGTCCAGAATTGCAGGTCTCTGTAACCGTGCTGTGTTTCAGGCTGGCCAGGAAAATGTACCGATTCTCAAGGTGAgttcccaaaaaaaaaccccaaaaaggtGTTGGTCTTGTTCCTCAGCACCATCCCCTCATAATGGTAGTGAGATTATATCCTGTGGGTCACATGGAGCTGCAAAGTAGAGCTGGCTGCCACTCCTCATCTTCTCTACAGTCTAGCACTCTTAGTGTAAATGTGCTGCGGGCAGGGGAGATGGGATTGAAGAGACACTTTTCCCACAGCAGAATCCCTGCCATCCTCTGCCATTTACACTCAGTCTGGGAGGCCAGATATTTCAGACAGGGCTAGGAAAGGCCAGAAAGCTTTCCTAGGCTTTTCCCAGTATCTGGCTGTTTCAGGAATTGCTATCTCTGGCATTTGTACACTTCAGAGCTACAAACACCTGGTGCCGGGGGAAGTAGACAtcagagctgggggagcagtGGTTGTGGGAGACTGGCTAGAGACAGTCTGCTCCCACTGGCAGGTCTCCTTAAGCTTCCAGTGCTGGTGCaagtgctggcacagcaccagTTCACATTCCTCCTTCTGAACTGTGACCCAGCCAGGGCTGAAATTAACTGTACAGTGCTTATAATCTGTCAAGTATAAGTCATGTTGCTTAGTAAACTTATTCCCAAGGGTGTTCTGATGCAATGGTAGTAGAGATGATGGAACAAACTATTTTTCCCCAGCACTCCTCTGACTGTATCTTAAGTCTACAGAATGGGAGTTCTTCCTGTTTAAGGAAGGCTTGGGAGAGGGGAGTTTTGAGAAGTCTTTAGATACCAAAAAGTagtacagaaatgaaaaaaaaaaaaatctcacaaagAGACCAGGAGAGCAAGAAATACTTGGTTTCAATTGCAACAAGGGAAACTCCATCAGGACACTGAGCACATACAGATCTCCTGGGCTGAGAATCCCCATCTCTACCAGTGCCAACCTTTATGGAGAAGGGAGACATGGGCAGATCAAATTTCTCCCAGAGGCTTGATAAACTGGTGTTATATTGGAACTGGAGAGCACATGAAAGAGTTTCTGTGTGCATGTCATCACTCTTCATCTCATATTAGCTGTTCTTCATGGCAAGCAGCTTAGAGCAGTTCTCAAAGCTTACCCTCCAGCCTCACTTGGTCTGGCTGTACCTGGCTGTGACTTTCTCTGACCCTTTAAAAGGGCTTCTTGACTTTGTCACAAgaaggctgctgctccctcaagATGGGAGGCCTGGCTTTCTGAAATGCAGTGTTTGTTGGTACTAGATAACAGAACTATTTATTCTTTGCTTTCATATAATGTTATGTAGAAGCTGGGACTGGGGTGTGATGAATTCACtcttaaaatctgttttaagtATCCAATTTTCTGTGGTTGTATGCTTTGATAGTTGTCTTTTTTCCTCAGCGAGCAGTGGCAGGAGACGCCTCTGAGTCTGCACTTCTGAAATGCATTGAGTTGTGCTGTGGTTCTGTCAAGGAGATGAGAGAAAGGTATCCCAAAGTGGTGGAAATACCATTTAACTCTACCAACAAGTACCAGGTAAGCAGGTGTCCTCTCGaaaggagagctgctgtgtgaaGTACTTGTGTAAATTTGCACACAGTGTGCTTCAAAACTTGTTCTGGCACCCAAATCTTGTCTAGCCGTTACTTGCTTGAGGACTGCTCTATAAATCTAAGTTAAGAGCCcactgtgcaggagctgcactgaCACTAAGGTGTTAGCTGCTGACAAAGGATCAGACATGCTCTCAGCCTGTGTAGCAGCAGTGCACAGAGCGTGGAGTAGCTCAGATCTGGGAAGAGGAGTGAACTGCTGGGAAGTGGCCTTAACAGGTGGCATTTGGATGCAGAAGACGTCATTGCAACACCTGCAGTTACATGCTAATGCCAAAGAATGCAGAGATTCCTTAGTTTGTAAACCTCTTTGAAGTGTGGGTAAATGAAAACTCGAGCAGAATATCACAAATGGCCCTGAGCTGCCATAGTTGCAAAACACTGATGTTGATTACTCGTGTCCTTCACAGTACGTGTTTATAGAACAGATTCATTTCTTCCACCCTTAGCTGTCTATCCACAAGAACGCAAATCCATCAGAATCCCGTTACTTGCTGGTGATGAAGGGAGCTCCGGAGAGGATCTTGGATCGCTGCAGCACCATTCTTATTCACGGCAAAGAGCAGCCACTGGATGAGGAAATGAAGGATGCTTTTCAGAATGCCTACCTTGAGCTGGGAGGCCTCGGGGAGAGAGTGTTAGGTGAGGAAAAGGAGCCACGTTACATTGGAGAAGATTTGTCCTTCATGTTCCCGTGCAGTCCTCGCAGATTAAGTGGAGGGTCACTGTGTTCCTGCAGTGTAACCACAGTATTAAGGTCACTTCAGCAATTCGTGTAGGGACAGTCCTGCCTTCAATCTAAAAGGCAGCCTGCAGGCCTGGTCTCTCCCGGCAGCGAAGTCGCGTAGATCAAAATGCAGCAAAGCGTTTGGGACCTTCGGTGGGATCACGTGGGATTGGGTTTATTCCGCTGCACAAGAACCAGGCTGTGTCTGGGCACCTAGCAACAGCTGGTAGCTCTCAGAATAGGAGCGTGACTCCTGTCTCAGCGGCCCTGGCTAAGCCTCTGACTAAGCTGCGCTGTTATTCTTGTGTAGCTGCTTGCAGAAGCAGTAAGTGTTGGCTCTCTCTGCCTCCTGATGTGTAGGAACAGAGTCAGTGTGGGTCTGATGTGTTACAGGATTCTGCCACTTGGCTCTGCCTGATGATCAGTTCCCTGATGGCTTCCAGTTTGATACGGATGACCTGAACTTCCCCGTAGACAAACTCTGCTTTGTAGGACTGATGTCCATGATTGACCCACCTcgtgctgctgtgccagatgCTGTTGGCAAATGCAGAAGCGCTGGGATCAAGGTAATTTATCCCTGGGTTGAAAATCTCCTCGCTTCGTACCTGTGGAAATAAAAGGGCTTCCTTGGCCTCCTGTGTTACTGTAATTTGAGTGGATGAAGTAATTGATCAGGATTTAACTACTAGCGGCTTAATTTCTAAGTTAAATACAAATGATTGTGTGTTCatgaactgaaaaataagtgaaaCTCCAGACTGCTAGGGCACAGGCAGGTGCTGAGAGCACGGTGTCCCAAAGCACATGATTTGGCTCAGGGTGAGTTCTGCATGTGCCACAGTACTGACTAAAATGATAGGGAAGTGCAGGCTGGAAACAGCTGGCTCCATTAGCTCAACATGAGCAATTTTTGTCTTCCATCCACCTCAAATCCCTCGCATACTGGTTGGTAGCAGGTTACTGCTTGTACCTCAGGCTTGCTCTGTTCTAGGGCTCACGAGGAGAACAAAAGACATGTAGCCTTTTCAGTGTAAGGGACCATGCCTTTTTAGCAGTGTTGCTCTTTGGTCCAGGCAAGGCTGTCATGGCAGTCTGTTTGCATTTCAGGTCATCATGGTTACTGGAGACCATCCCATCACAGCCAAAGCCATTGCCAAGGGTGTCGGCATCATCTCCGAGGGCAATGAAACCGTAGAAGATATTGCTGCTCGACTCAACATTCCTGTCAGCCAGGTCAACCCCAGGTAATGTCTGCTGGGATAGGCCAGAGCTGTTCAAAGAATTCAGCATTTGCCTCTCTCCTTGCCTTGGATAAATCCTCATCATCTCCCCCCTGGATACGAAAAGCTTGGCATTTGCTTAGCTCAGCATATCGTGGCTCTTCAATGTGTATCAAGAATTATGTGAAGAATGCACAGGACTGTCTTAAATGTGCATGTCTTGTGTGTGGGAAGTACTTAGGAGTAAGACTGTAGGAGAGCAGAATGAGCAGGACTTCTGCCAGCTACAGGAGTTGACACTAGTGCATCGCTCCAAGCAGAATAAATGTAAGAAGGGAATTCCTTCCTCTTAAGGGTTAATGCTTGCCTTCATAGCCTAGCTGGGAGGCATCCTCAGAAAATGTGCTTTGGCATAAGCAGGCTGTTTGCAGAATGGCTGGGCTGTCTGCATTGCTTAGCTTGACCCAGCCTGTGTTTGGGCTGGAGGACAGCCATGTAGCTTATGAACTGTGAATAGAGACACCCTGTGAAATGAAATTGCtcgggggatttttttggttaggatttttttttttttttctttttaggattTGAGAGTAACTTCAAAACCCAGCGATTCAGGCTGGGGTTGGCTGGGCTGTATGACTGGGCAGGTCAGCAGCTGGCTCTGAGGGTGGGGAAGGAATTTCCCTGTCTAAACTGGGTGATGTCAAGAGCTGTGTGGATAGTCCCCTAGACCTATAAGGGATGGTATGCTGGGCTGGAGAGATGGTATTTTGCTGCAGCATGTAGGGTACCAAACCAGTCTAAATATAACACTGCATGCTTTTGTGGCCCAAGGGTGTAAATTAGTTGGAGCTGGCATGGTGTGAACACCCTGTGAGGAGCCATGTGTCATCAGTCCCATGGTCATCAGTCTATTGCAAAAAGGATTGCCTGCGGAAGACAGAAGCATCTCTTGAAACCTTGGAAGCTAACTACCTGAGCCAggggttcctttttttttttcagagaggcCAACAACTAGTCTTTGCCTTGATGCACTTTAGAAAGCTATGGAGATGATTAATCTGCTCATGAGGTTTTTTGTCTGTTGCGTGATTCTGTTcagttgtctttttcttggtgttCCCCATCTCCCTTTCAACCTTTGAGCATCAGACCTCTGTGCAGAGGCTGCCTGGATTAGTATTTAGTCATAGCAGATGTTGGTCTTTCCCAGGAGCACTGAAGAGCCCTATTTTTATGGGGCAAGTACAGCTAACAAGAAATTTATTGTGAAGTAAAGCATACTTTCTCTCGCTTGCAGGGATGCCAAAGCTTGTGTGGTTCATGGCTCAGATTTGAAGGACATGACCAGCGAGCAACTGGATGACATCCTGCTTCACCATACAGAAATTGTCTTTGCCAGGACATCTCCTCAGCAGAAGCTTATCATTGTGGAAGGCTGTCAGCGGCAGGTAAAGAGAGGGAGAATAAGGATGTCAGATTAGAGAAATGCCCAGACAAATGTATATAAACtaccaggcagctctgctgttgaAGTGGTAGGGCTGAGTCTCCTCAGTGCCCTCATCTAAAGGGCCAGATTAAATCTGTCAGcagccttcagctgctgctgtcaggctGCTCTACTATACATAAATCCAAGGGTCTGACAGGAAAACATCTTCAGTTTGTACTGAGGCTTTCTTCTGATCCTAGGATGTTCATTAGTAAACCTTATTCCTACATGCTCTGGATATGCTTGGGAGGGGAGGATCCAACATGTTCATGTATTATCCAGTGTCTCCTTTGGAGAGAGCAGCATGGTTCTCTGGATGAGCCTGACCAGAACAGGGAaagggtgaggggagggcaaaGGAGGAAGTGAGGTTTCTTTACAACAAAGTGAAATAGTTTTCTGTGCTTCATCTGAAAAGTAGGAGAAAGCTTTTCTGCCCAAAACATCTTACATGATGACTTCAGTCTTGCTGTTCCTCTCTTTGTGACTAGGGTGCCATTGTAGCAGTGACGGGTGATGGTGTGAATGATTCCCCAGCCCTGAAGAAGGCTGACATTGGTGTTGCTATGGGTATTGCTGGCTCAGATGTCTCCAAGCAGGCAGCTGACATGATTCTTCTGGATGACAACTTTGCCTCCATTGTCACTGGGGTTGAAGAAGGTGAGTCTATAACTTGTGTGCAGTGGTTGTAAAGTACCATGCTTCAGCATCCCCTCTGAAATAGAGGCATCTGGGAGGCTCTTCTTTGAGCTTGCCTCCATGACGAGAGTTTCCAAGAGTTCCAGCACTTTTCCTCTTACCTTCAAAGTTTTGTTCCTTCCTTTGTTCCCATGGGTGTTCAGCATGACCCTTTGGGATGGGtaagaggaggaagcagctgagtAACAAAAGCTGCTTTGTGCTGTTGCCTAACACGTGACCTTACAGTCATCTTTGCCAGCTGAGTGTGACATTTTCCTCCCTGATGGAGAAGTAGCTCTCAAACAGGAGCACAACAGAGGGTCCCTCCAGGGGCTCTTGATGATGTGCAGAAACCGTGGTTTAGTATCCTGGTGCTGTATGCAGTGAGCCCTGATTGCTGTGACCAGAAGTGTCACTCTCACAGGTGTTGCTGTGCATGGAGCAGTCTCACCCGTACATACAACAGAGCCCCTTCACAGTGAGGCTGCCTGTAAGCTGCTTGGCTGCCTTCTGCTGACAAGTGAGAGTTACCCTGTCCTCTCTTCCTTGCCCCAGGCCGTCTGATCTTCGATAACCTGAAGAAGTCTATTGCCTACACCCTGACCAGTAA is a window encoding:
- the ATP1A1 gene encoding sodium/potassium-transporting ATPase subunit alpha-1, with protein sequence MGKGAGRDKYEPTATSEHGGKKKGKKERDMDELKKEVVMDDHKLSLDELHRKYGTDLSRGLTSARAAEILARDGPNALTPPPTTPEWVKFCRQLFGGFSLLLWIGAILCFLAYGIQGLMEGEPNNDNLYLGIVLAAVVIITGCFSYYQEAKSSKIMESFKNLVPQQALVVRNGEKMSINAEGVVVGDLVEVKGGDRIPADLRIISAHGCKVDNSSLTGESEPQTRSPDFSHENPLETRNIAFFSTNCVEGTARGIVISTGDRTVMGRIASLASGLEGGKTPIAMEIEHFIHLITGVAVFLGVSFFILSLILEYTWLEAVIFLIGIIVANVPEGLLATVTVCLTLTAKRMARKNCLVKNLEAVETLGSTSTICSDKTGTLTQNRMTVAHMWFDNQIHEADTTENQSGASFDKSSATWTALSRIAGLCNRAVFQAGQENVPILKRAVAGDASESALLKCIELCCGSVKEMRERYPKVVEIPFNSTNKYQLSIHKNANPSESRYLLVMKGAPERILDRCSTILIHGKEQPLDEEMKDAFQNAYLELGGLGERVLGFCHLALPDDQFPDGFQFDTDDLNFPVDKLCFVGLMSMIDPPRAAVPDAVGKCRSAGIKVIMVTGDHPITAKAIAKGVGIISEGNETVEDIAARLNIPVSQVNPRDAKACVVHGSDLKDMTSEQLDDILLHHTEIVFARTSPQQKLIIVEGCQRQGAIVAVTGDGVNDSPALKKADIGVAMGIAGSDVSKQAADMILLDDNFASIVTGVEEGRLIFDNLKKSIAYTLTSNIPEITPFLIFIIANIPLPLGTVTILCIDLGTDMVPAISLAYEQAESDIMKRQPRNPKTDKLVNERLISMAYGQIGMIQALGGFFTYFVIMAENGFWPSGLLGIRVQWDDRWINDVEDSYGQQWTYEQRKIVEFTCHTAFFVSIVVVQWADLIICKTRRNSVFQQGMKNKILIFGLFEETALAAFLSYCPGMDVALRMYPLKPTWWFCAFPYSLLIFVYDEVRKLIIRRNPGGWVERETYY